The Desulfovibrio legallii genome has a window encoding:
- a CDS encoding type I restriction-modification system subunit M, which produces MTSSQQRDALQRQIWKIANDVRGAVDGWDFKQYVLGALFYRFISEHFIGYMEAGDASVNYATLDDAIITPEIKDDAVKSKGYFIYPSQLFANVVADAKTNESLNTDLAAIFAAIEGSALGYPSEQDIKGLFADFDTTSNRLGSTVKEKNARLAAVLGGVAGLDFGDFADNRIDLFGDAYEFLISNYAANAGKSGGEFFTPQHVSRLIAQLAMHKQTAINKIYDPACGSGSLLLQAKKQFDEHIIEDGFFGQEINHTTYNLARMNMFLHNINYDKFNIQLGDTLTTPHFGDAKPFDAIVSNPPYSVKWISADDPTLINDERFAPAGVLAPKSKADFAFVLHALSYLSGKGRAAIVCFPGIFYRGGAERKIRKYLVDNNYVETVIALAPNLFYGTTIAVNILVLSKHKRNTKIQFIDAGGLFKKETNHNVLLDAHIAQIMQVFDSKEDVEHFAQSVPYEVVADKDHDYNLSVSSYVQAKDNREVVDIAKLNAELKTTVVRIDQLRAEIDAIVAEIEGTQTGRG; this is translated from the coding sequence ATGACCAGCTCCCAACAACGCGATGCCCTGCAACGCCAAATCTGGAAAATAGCCAATGATGTCCGTGGCGCTGTGGACGGCTGGGACTTCAAGCAATATGTGCTTGGGGCTTTGTTTTACCGCTTTATCAGCGAGCATTTTATCGGCTACATGGAAGCTGGCGACGCAAGCGTCAACTACGCCACGCTGGACGACGCTATCATCACTCCGGAAATCAAGGACGATGCCGTCAAATCCAAGGGCTACTTCATCTATCCCAGCCAGTTGTTTGCCAATGTGGTCGCCGACGCCAAGACCAATGAGAGCCTGAACACCGATCTGGCCGCCATCTTTGCCGCCATTGAAGGCTCCGCCCTCGGCTATCCTTCGGAGCAGGATATCAAGGGGCTGTTTGCTGATTTTGACACCACCAGCAACCGCCTTGGCTCCACGGTCAAGGAAAAGAACGCGCGCCTGGCCGCCGTGTTGGGCGGCGTAGCCGGTTTGGATTTTGGCGATTTTGCAGACAACCGCATTGACCTGTTCGGCGACGCCTATGAATTTCTGATCTCCAACTACGCCGCCAACGCCGGTAAATCCGGCGGCGAATTTTTTACTCCGCAGCATGTGTCAAGGCTCATCGCGCAGCTCGCCATGCACAAACAAACCGCCATCAATAAGATCTATGACCCGGCCTGCGGTTCCGGTTCTTTGTTGTTGCAGGCCAAAAAGCAGTTTGACGAACACATTATTGAAGACGGTTTTTTCGGCCAGGAGATCAACCACACCACTTACAACCTGGCGCGGATGAACATGTTTCTGCACAACATCAACTATGACAAATTCAACATTCAGCTGGGCGACACCCTGACCACGCCGCATTTTGGTGATGCAAAGCCCTTTGACGCCATTGTTTCCAACCCGCCCTATTCAGTGAAGTGGATAAGCGCGGACGACCCCACCCTTATCAACGACGAACGCTTTGCCCCGGCCGGGGTGCTGGCCCCCAAGTCCAAGGCCGACTTTGCCTTTGTGCTGCACGCCCTCAGCTACCTTTCCGGCAAGGGCCGGGCCGCCATTGTCTGCTTTCCCGGCATTTTTTACCGCGGCGGGGCCGAGCGGAAAATCCGCAAGTATCTGGTAGACAACAACTATGTGGAAACCGTCATCGCCCTGGCCCCCAATTTGTTTTACGGCACCACCATTGCCGTAAATATTCTGGTGCTTTCCAAGCACAAGAGGAACACCAAAATCCAGTTCATTGACGCCGGCGGCCTGTTCAAAAAAGAAACGAACCACAACGTGCTGCTGGATGCGCATATTGCGCAGATCATGCAGGTTTTTGACAGCAAAGAGGATGTGGAGCACTTTGCCCAATCCGTGCCGTATGAAGTTGTTGCAGACAAGGATCACGACTATAACCTGTCTGTCAGCAGCTATGTGCAAGCCAAGGACAATCGCGAAGTGGTGGATATTGCAAAGCTCAACGCCGAACTGAAAACTACCGTCGTCCGGATTGACCAACTGCGGGCGGAGATTGACGCCATTGTGGCGGAAATTGAGGGAACGCAGACCGGAAGGGGATGA
- the fic gene encoding protein adenylyltransferase Fic: MILENRLGITNQVELAKAEERISKQNARKLFDSGEIDAIEVGTFAGLAFIHVRLFKDIYAFAGKVRKVNIAKGNFRFAPLIYLDAALQHIDNMPHSNFDEIIEKYVEMNIAHPFREGNGRATRIWLDLMLKKEIKQVVDWNRVDKEEYLSAMQRSVVKDIEIKHLLKHALTDQIDDRALFMKGIDVSYHYEGYSTFKIEEL; encoded by the coding sequence ATGATTCTGGAAAACAGGCTCGGCATTACCAATCAGGTTGAACTGGCAAAAGCTGAAGAAAGAATAAGCAAGCAGAACGCCAGAAAACTGTTCGACTCTGGCGAGATTGATGCCATTGAAGTTGGTACGTTTGCAGGACTTGCCTTTATTCATGTCCGGCTGTTTAAGGATATCTATGCGTTCGCGGGCAAAGTTCGTAAGGTGAATATCGCCAAAGGTAATTTCCGTTTTGCGCCGCTGATATATCTGGATGCCGCGCTACAGCATATCGACAACATGCCGCACAGTAATTTTGACGAAATTATCGAAAAATATGTTGAGATGAATATTGCCCATCCATTTCGCGAAGGTAATGGCCGCGCCACCCGGATCTGGCTTGACCTGATGCTTAAAAAAGAAATCAAACAGGTGGTGGATTGGAATCGGGTCGATAAAGAAGAATACCTGTCCGCCATGCAGCGCAGCGTGGTGAAAGACATTGAAATTAAGCACCTATTGAAACATGCCCTCACCGACCAGATTGATGACCGCGCCTTGTTCATGAAGGGGATTGACGTGAGCTATCACTATGAAGGCTATAGCACCTTCAAGATCGAGGAACTGTAG
- a CDS encoding vWA domain-containing protein, whose translation MSILPCMLPLRPILVMLLTICCSMGVGSLCRAADANDAADIRTPLLQEGKRTLYQRVISHPGARLADAPAGAGAEPLRGFTPLYVYGRQNVQGADWLEVSPSVKATRTRWIRSDACSPWDKALTLLFADRMSRDPVLFFRNFDALNALVRATDMRAALDGLLRAPTSPQSPLLAVEPREASVPRKQFYLIPIFDYSDEYEQHNLRLLKIGVVDPGVLPTAAPHPAPAPVTALAPVPAPAPVPAPAPVPAPQAAAPEPHFSAGIAFIVDTTISMGPYIEQTKNFIHSTYNALEKSSIAEDVALAVVAYRNSTKHNAKLEYVSSVVAPFTRAGSRAQAEPRVQGMDEAAVSTHAFNEDAFAGIKAAIDGLDWSPYAVKLAVMVTDAGAIRNDDPLSSTGLTEKEMGDLLAQKGIRLVVVHLHTKAGQRHNLAGTVQQYRQLTAVRDGNVKSAYVALPVSDPQTASRQFSRIAAKLVDVLQQLVVKAAQGAPIAKPSSPPPAALPAAAAASPAAVPAAAVAPAAPQAVAAAPDPEALAAYIGQALGYAAYLEFAGERQKATAPRLMEAWVADKDLGSLVEGKSTDALMAAVLLNKNQLNTLARQIGLLIDAARASRMTDSRDLFQRVISLSSQTLRDPERLQRAADDNLCAQGLLPEFLTGLPYKSQVMNLTEERWLAMSAREQDELIYSLEAKLRLYAEYHNDADNWVTFGSADPAEALYRVPLTSLP comes from the coding sequence ATGTCCATACTTCCATGCATGTTGCCGTTGCGCCCTATCCTGGTCATGCTCCTGACCATATGCTGCAGCATGGGCGTGGGGAGCCTGTGCCGCGCCGCCGATGCCAACGACGCGGCCGACATCCGCACGCCACTGCTGCAAGAGGGCAAGCGCACCCTCTACCAACGGGTGATCAGCCATCCGGGGGCCAGGCTGGCCGACGCGCCCGCCGGAGCTGGGGCCGAGCCCCTGCGCGGCTTTACGCCCCTGTACGTTTACGGACGCCAGAATGTCCAGGGCGCGGACTGGCTGGAAGTTTCGCCGAGCGTAAAGGCCACGCGGACCCGCTGGATCAGATCCGACGCCTGCTCGCCCTGGGACAAGGCTCTGACGCTGCTGTTCGCGGACCGCATGAGCCGGGATCCCGTTCTGTTTTTCCGCAATTTTGACGCCCTGAACGCCCTGGTGCGCGCCACGGACATGCGCGCCGCGCTGGACGGCCTGCTCCGCGCGCCGACTTCACCGCAAAGCCCCTTGCTGGCCGTTGAGCCCAGGGAGGCCTCCGTCCCGCGCAAGCAGTTCTACCTGATACCCATCTTTGACTATTCCGACGAATATGAACAGCACAACCTGCGCCTGCTCAAAATCGGCGTGGTGGACCCCGGCGTTCTGCCCACCGCCGCACCCCACCCCGCCCCCGCGCCCGTCACCGCTTTAGCGCCTGTACCCGCACCCGCGCCTGTACCCGCACCCGCGCCTGTACCCGCACCCCAGGCCGCCGCCCCGGAACCGCACTTTTCCGCCGGCATAGCCTTTATTGTGGATACGACCATCTCCATGGGGCCCTATATCGAACAGACCAAAAATTTCATTCACAGCACCTACAACGCCCTGGAAAAAAGCTCCATCGCCGAAGATGTGGCGCTTGCCGTGGTGGCCTACCGTAACAGCACCAAGCATAACGCCAAACTGGAATACGTGTCTTCCGTGGTTGCCCCTTTTACCCGTGCAGGCTCCCGCGCGCAGGCCGAACCGCGCGTGCAGGGCATGGACGAGGCCGCGGTTTCCACCCACGCCTTCAATGAAGACGCCTTTGCGGGCATCAAGGCGGCCATAGACGGGCTGGACTGGTCGCCCTACGCCGTGAAACTGGCGGTAATGGTCACGGATGCGGGCGCTATCCGCAATGACGACCCCCTCTCCAGCACGGGCCTTACCGAAAAGGAAATGGGCGACCTGCTGGCGCAAAAGGGTATCCGCCTGGTGGTCGTCCACCTGCATACCAAGGCGGGCCAGCGGCACAACCTGGCGGGCACGGTGCAGCAGTACCGGCAACTGACCGCCGTGCGGGACGGCAACGTCAAAAGCGCCTATGTGGCCCTTCCCGTCAGCGACCCCCAGACCGCCAGTCGACAGTTCAGCCGCATCGCCGCCAAACTCGTCGACGTGCTGCAGCAACTGGTGGTCAAGGCCGCTCAGGGTGCGCCCATTGCCAAGCCTTCTTCGCCGCCCCCCGCCGCCCTGCCCGCTGCTGCGGCGGCGTCCCCAGCCGCCGTACCGGCCGCCGCAGTTGCGCCCGCCGCTCCCCAGGCTGTGGCCGCCGCGCCCGATCCGGAAGCCCTGGCCGCCTATATCGGCCAGGCCCTGGGCTACGCCGCCTATCTGGAGTTCGCCGGCGAGCGACAAAAAGCCACCGCCCCGCGCCTGATGGAGGCCTGGGTAGCGGACAAAGACCTGGGCAGTCTGGTGGAAGGCAAATCTACCGACGCGCTCATGGCCGCCGTCCTGCTCAACAAAAACCAGCTCAATACCCTGGCCCGGCAGATCGGGTTGCTTATCGATGCCGCCCGCGCCTCGCGCATGACAGACAGCAGAGACCTTTTCCAGCGCGTCATTTCGCTTTCGTCGCAGACCCTGCGCGACCCGGAACGCCTGCAGCGCGCCGCAGACGACAACCTCTGCGCCCAGGGGTTGCTGCCGGAATTTCTGACCGGACTGCCGTACAAAAGCCAGGTAATGAATCTGACTGAAGAACGCTGGCTGGCCATGAGCGCGCGTGAGCAGGACGAACTGATCTACTCGCTGGAGGCCAAGCTGCGCCTCTATGCGGAATACCACAACGACGCCGACAACTGGGTAACCTTTGGGTCCGCCGACCCCGCCGAGGCCCTGTACCGCGTGCCGCTGACCTCGTTACCCTAA
- a CDS encoding alpha-hydroxy-acid oxidizing protein, translating to MKEIRQKAKELMRGACRLCPVCDGRACAGEVPGMGGLGSAAAFKDNVKALAETALNMRLIHEADAPDTSCTGLGLHLAMPVVAAPIGGMFNFNDAVTEEDYVTAVVQGCKEAGVIGCTGDGVPPVITQSAFAAISAANGHGIPFIKPWESAELDAKLERCYATGCKIVGMDIDAAGLITLRKMGHPVGPKSLKELTAIVAKIHQAGCKFILKGIMTVADARAAVAAGADCIVVSNHGGRVMEYAPGTARVLPAIAAAVKGQITVMVDGGVRSGADVFKMLALGADLVGIGRPIVWAAIGGGAAGVSKYLTQLKGELVQTMVLTGCQDIAAITGDALFAQH from the coding sequence ATGAAAGAAATACGCCAAAAGGCCAAGGAACTGATGCGGGGGGCCTGTCGACTGTGCCCCGTTTGCGACGGGCGAGCCTGTGCGGGCGAGGTGCCCGGTATGGGCGGGCTGGGCAGCGCCGCCGCCTTCAAGGACAACGTCAAGGCCCTGGCGGAAACAGCCCTGAACATGCGCCTCATCCATGAAGCCGACGCGCCGGACACCTCCTGTACCGGCCTGGGGCTGCACCTGGCCATGCCGGTGGTGGCCGCGCCCATAGGCGGCATGTTCAACTTCAATGACGCCGTTACGGAAGAAGACTACGTGACGGCCGTGGTGCAAGGCTGCAAAGAGGCCGGCGTCATCGGCTGTACCGGCGACGGCGTCCCCCCGGTCATTACCCAGTCCGCCTTTGCCGCCATCAGCGCGGCCAATGGCCACGGCATTCCCTTCATCAAACCCTGGGAAAGCGCGGAACTCGACGCAAAACTTGAGCGCTGCTACGCCACCGGCTGTAAAATCGTGGGCATGGATATCGACGCCGCCGGGCTGATTACCCTGCGCAAGATGGGGCACCCCGTGGGGCCCAAATCCCTCAAGGAACTGACCGCCATTGTTGCCAAAATCCATCAGGCCGGATGCAAATTCATCCTTAAGGGCATCATGACCGTGGCCGACGCCAGGGCGGCTGTGGCGGCCGGGGCGGACTGCATTGTGGTTTCCAACCACGGCGGCCGGGTCATGGAATACGCGCCGGGTACGGCACGGGTGCTGCCCGCCATTGCCGCGGCCGTCAAGGGGCAGATAACCGTCATGGTGGACGGCGGCGTGCGCAGCGGGGCCGACGTGTTCAAGATGCTGGCCCTGGGGGCCGACCTGGTCGGCATCGGCCGCCCCATTGTCTGGGCCGCCATCGGCGGCGGCGCGGCCGGCGTGAGCAAATACCTGACCCAGCTCAAAGGCGAACTGGTGCAGACTATGGTCCTCACGGGCTGCCAGGACATTGCCGCCATCACTGGGGACGCCCTGTTCGCGCAACATTGA
- a CDS encoding DUF438 domain-containing protein, producing MELSKDTKIFALTEKYPFLVDALADHNSAFAKLKNPLLRQTLGRVASVEKAAGLGNESVLALLLFIAGAIMAATGQAVTLVPPAGAADTAPTTGLSREERLEKLKEIIGDLHNGVAFADVQAKFNATVGDIAPEEIATLEQTLVREGLPESEIKRMCHLHAALFHGALEKRPPLPVRPGHPLHTYMEENLRAKKLLVEIREAAAQAEGTSGDAAWPFVHGRLVFLLQQLEDIKTHYIRKENQLFPLLEQHGLSAPGKVMWAVHDDIRSAFRTTMALLAQKERASSLAALAGLLAEIEEMFRKEENILFPMTLELLTAEDWNRCRLGDDEVGYAFGVTPGTEWTAGPVRSPAPAGATALLSLSTGQLAPEVVNAILRNLPVDISFVGPDDRVAYYSDGESRIFPRSAAVIGREVKNCHPPKSVHMVTEILEAFKSGKRDKAEFWLELGGRFIHIQYLALRDAHGKYLGCLEVGQDATRLRALTGQRRLLEWE from the coding sequence ATGGAACTCTCCAAGGACACAAAAATCTTTGCCCTGACGGAAAAATATCCCTTTCTGGTCGATGCCCTGGCGGACCACAACAGCGCTTTTGCCAAGCTGAAAAATCCCCTGCTGCGCCAGACCCTGGGGCGCGTCGCCTCAGTGGAAAAAGCCGCGGGCCTGGGCAATGAAAGCGTGCTTGCGCTCCTGCTTTTTATCGCGGGCGCCATCATGGCCGCCACCGGCCAGGCCGTGACTCTTGTCCCCCCCGCCGGAGCAGCGGACACAGCGCCCACCACCGGCCTCTCGCGGGAAGAACGCCTGGAAAAACTCAAAGAAATCATCGGGGATCTGCACAACGGCGTCGCCTTTGCCGACGTGCAGGCAAAATTCAACGCCACGGTGGGCGACATTGCCCCGGAGGAAATCGCCACCCTGGAGCAGACCTTGGTCCGGGAAGGCCTGCCGGAATCGGAAATCAAGCGCATGTGCCATCTGCACGCCGCCCTGTTCCACGGGGCGCTGGAAAAGCGGCCGCCCCTTCCCGTGCGGCCGGGGCACCCCCTGCATACCTATATGGAAGAAAATCTGCGGGCCAAAAAGCTGCTGGTCGAAATCCGCGAGGCGGCCGCCCAGGCCGAAGGCACATCGGGCGACGCCGCCTGGCCCTTTGTGCATGGCCGTCTGGTCTTTTTGCTGCAGCAGCTGGAGGACATCAAAACGCACTATATCCGCAAGGAAAATCAGCTCTTTCCCCTGCTGGAACAGCACGGCCTGAGCGCGCCGGGCAAGGTAATGTGGGCAGTGCACGACGATATCCGCAGCGCCTTCCGCACCACCATGGCCCTGCTGGCCCAAAAGGAACGCGCCTCAAGTCTTGCCGCCCTGGCCGGCCTGCTCGCTGAAATTGAAGAAATGTTCCGCAAGGAAGAAAACATCCTCTTCCCCATGACCCTCGAACTGCTCACCGCCGAAGACTGGAACCGCTGCCGCCTGGGCGACGACGAAGTGGGCTACGCCTTTGGCGTAACCCCCGGCACGGAGTGGACCGCCGGCCCTGTCCGCAGCCCTGCGCCCGCCGGGGCAACGGCTTTGCTGTCGCTTTCCACCGGGCAGCTCGCCCCGGAGGTGGTCAACGCCATACTCCGCAATCTGCCCGTGGACATCAGTTTTGTGGGCCCGGACGACAGGGTGGCCTACTATTCCGACGGCGAAAGCCGCATCTTCCCCCGCAGCGCCGCCGTCATCGGCCGGGAGGTCAAAAACTGCCACCCGCCCAAATCCGTACACATGGTCACGGAAATTCTGGAAGCCTTTAAAAGCGGAAAGCGGGACAAGGCCGAATTCTGGCTGGAACTGGGCGGCAGGTTTATCCACATCCAGTACCTGGCCCTCCGGGACGCCCACGGCAAGTACCTGGGCTGCCTTGAAGTGGGCCAGGACGCAACCCGCCTGCGCGCCCTCACCGGCCAGCGCCGCCTGCTTGAATGGGAATGA